The following coding sequences lie in one Mycobacterium sp. Z3061 genomic window:
- a CDS encoding catalase: protein MTERYTTTDGGSPAPSDEQSLTLGPDGPILLQDHYLIEQMAQFNRERIPERQPHAKGGGAFGHFEVTNDVSKYTRAAVFQPGTKTDTLIRFSTVAGERGSPDTWRDPRGFALKFYTSEGNFDMVGNNTPVFFIRDPMKFQHFIRSQKRMQATNLRDHTMQWDFWTLVPESAHQVTWLMGDRGIPKTWRHMNGYSSHTYSWINAAGEIFWVKYHFISDQGVDYLTQEDADRLAGEDGDYHQRDLYETIEGGDFPSWTLKMQIMPFEEAKTYRYNPFDLTKVWPHGDYPLIDVGKLTLTRNVTDYHTEIEQAAFEPNNIVPGTGLSPDKMLLARGFSYSDAHRARLGTNYKQIPVNTPKVEVNSYSKDGAMRIKNATDPVYAPNSFGGPHADPARAAEVRWQADGEMIRAAYTLRPDDDDWSQAGTLVREVLDDEARDRLAHNIIGHVSKGVKEPVLSRVFEYWRNVDPDLGKKVEEGVRANLG from the coding sequence ATGACGGAACGCTACACCACCACAGACGGCGGCAGCCCCGCCCCGAGCGACGAGCAGTCGTTGACCCTGGGTCCCGACGGCCCGATTCTGCTGCAGGACCACTACCTCATTGAGCAGATGGCGCAGTTCAACCGGGAACGCATCCCCGAGCGCCAACCGCATGCCAAGGGCGGTGGCGCCTTCGGCCACTTCGAGGTCACTAATGACGTCAGCAAGTACACCAGGGCGGCGGTGTTTCAGCCTGGCACCAAGACCGACACCCTGATCAGGTTCTCCACGGTGGCGGGCGAGCGGGGCAGCCCAGACACCTGGCGCGACCCGCGCGGCTTCGCGCTGAAGTTCTACACGTCGGAGGGCAACTTCGACATGGTCGGCAACAACACGCCGGTGTTCTTCATCCGCGACCCGATGAAGTTCCAGCACTTCATCCGCTCCCAGAAGCGGATGCAGGCAACCAATCTGCGCGACCACACGATGCAGTGGGACTTCTGGACTCTGGTGCCGGAGTCGGCGCACCAGGTGACCTGGCTGATGGGCGACCGCGGCATCCCCAAGACCTGGCGCCACATGAACGGCTACAGCAGCCACACCTACAGCTGGATCAACGCTGCCGGCGAGATCTTCTGGGTGAAGTACCACTTCATCAGCGACCAGGGGGTCGATTACCTGACCCAGGAGGACGCCGACCGGTTGGCCGGCGAGGACGGCGACTACCACCAGCGCGATCTGTACGAAACCATCGAAGGCGGCGACTTCCCGAGTTGGACGCTCAAGATGCAGATCATGCCGTTCGAGGAGGCAAAGACCTACCGCTACAACCCCTTTGACCTGACCAAGGTGTGGCCGCACGGCGACTACCCGCTGATCGACGTCGGCAAGCTGACGCTGACTCGCAACGTCACCGACTATCACACCGAAATCGAGCAGGCGGCCTTCGAACCGAACAACATCGTCCCCGGCACCGGCCTGAGCCCCGACAAGATGTTGCTCGCGCGCGGCTTCTCCTACTCCGATGCACACCGGGCCCGGCTCGGCACGAATTACAAACAGATTCCGGTCAATACGCCGAAGGTGGAGGTCAACAGCTACTCCAAAGACGGGGCCATGCGGATCAAGAACGCGACCGATCCGGTGTACGCGCCCAACTCTTTCGGCGGCCCGCACGCAGATCCGGCGCGTGCTGCCGAGGTGCGCTGGCAGGCCGACGGCGAAATGATTCGCGCGGCCTACACGTTGCGTCCCGACGATGACGACTGGAGCCAGGCCGGCACGCTGGTCCGCGAGGTTCTCGACGACGAAGCGCGGGATAGGTTGGCTCACAACATCATTGGACATGTATCCAAGGGTGTGAAGGAGCCGGTGCTGTCCCGGGTCTTCGAGTACTGGCGCAATGTGGACCCCGATCTGGGTAAGAAGGTCGAAGAGGGGGTCCGGGCGAACCTCGGCTGA